TGTCTGCGGTAATACCGGCGTTCTCGACGGCGGCGCGAATCGCGGTGGCGGCCAGCTCTGGTGCCGTCAGTGAGGCGAGTGAACCCAGCATTCCTCCCATGGGGGTGCGGGTGGCGGATAGAAAGACAATGTCGCGTTGGCTCATGGCGGGATCTCCTCGCGGCTCTGGATTCTCCCGATGTTGCGTGGGGGAATGGCCGAATTGTGCTTGTGGTCTATGCCTGGCTGAGGCTGTGACAGAGCAATGGCAGGCAAGATCCAGATGTCTTTCAGTGTGGTTCAGTGCCGCTGAAAGTGCTCGTTGGCTGCTGCTTCATTGACCCTGGCGGTACGCTATGCTTTGCTCATCAAAACCAAGCAAGCGCTAGTGTAACTGCGGATGAATGTAATGAATGACTCGCCCCGCCGCAAGGAACTCACCCGTCTCGCCGCTCAGCTTTTCGTCCAGGAAGGTTTTGATCGCACCACTGTGCGGATGCTGGCGCAGGAAATGGGTATCAAGTCCGGCAGCCTTTTCCATCATTTCCGCGACAAGCAGGAAATTCTGGCCGTTGTGATCGAGGAGGGCACGCAGAACGCATTGCTGCTTGCTCGGCAGGCACTCGGACGTAGTGACTCCGATCCGTTGGCGCGGCTTCATGCGCTGGCCAGGGCCCACCTCGAAACACTACTGACCGATCGCAATGCTCACGTGGTGGCACTGTACGAATGGCGGCGCCTCGATGGCGAAGCCCGTGAGCACCTTACTCATCTGCGTGATGCTTATGAACAGCTGTGGAACGAGGTCATTGATGACGCGATCCAGGCTGGATTGGTCAAGGGAGATGGACCCCTGGTCGCACGGTTTGTTCTCGGAGCTCTCAATTGGACAGTGCGTTGGTATGACCCGGATGGGCCACGTCAGCCGGATCAACTGGCCGACGAACTGGTGTCCATGATCACTCAGGGCCACTGATTCGCTGTAACCTTCATACACTGGTCATGCCTGGTCTCCGACCATGGTCCAGGCGAGGCGTCCTTGTGTGCTGGTTCGGAAGGTTCTAGCTTGTAATCGGCGCTTGCAAAGTTAACGTTTACGTCAACGGAATATGCGGCGCGAGAGCGCTGAAGCTATCCGACAATTACAGCACCGGCCCAGCAATCGTAGAACCAGTCCAACAATTACTATTCATGAGGACATCACATGACCAGCCAAACCAGCCCGAGCGGCGCAGCCGACTATGCCGAATATCTGACCGATTTCCGTATCGAGGACGTGATTGCACGCCTCGATGACCATGCGGATGGATGCTTCAACGCTTATGAGTCCTGTTGTGGCAAGCATGTGCGCGCGGGAAGAGGGAATGTCGAGGCGCTTGTCCATGAAGCGATGGATGGGACCGTCACTCGGCTGACCTACGCTGAGCTCGATTCAAGCAGTGCTCGATTGGCAGGCTGGTTGGCGCAGCGGGGTATCGGGCGCGGTGATCGCGTGGCCTGCATGTTGCCGCGCTCACCACAGTTGCTGATCGCAGTTCTGGCCAGCTGGCGATTGGGGGCGGTGTATCAACCGTTGTTCACTGCGTTTGGATCGGATGCGGTGGAATTCCGTCTGGCGCGAGCCGATACGAAGTTGGTGATCACCGATACTGCCAACCGCAGCAAGTTTGATACGCTCTCCACTTGCCCTCCGGTGTTGTCTGTCGACGGCCCCGATAGCACTCATCAGGAGGATCTGGACTGGTCTGTGGCGATGGCGAGCCCTGCACTCGCGACGCCACCACCACGCTTACCGAGCGACGCTCCCTTTCTGCAGATGTTCACTTCCGGTACCGTCGGCAAGCCCAAGGGTGTCGCGGTTCCATTGTCGGCTCTGGTGGCGTTTCATCTCTACATGGAACTGGCCATTGACCTGCGTGAGGATGATTGCTTCTGGAACATGGCCGATCCCGGCTGGGCCTACGGGCTCTACTATGCGATTACCGGCCCCTTGCTGCTGGGCGTTACTACCCATTTCTGTGAAGCCGGCTTCTCCGCCGAAGGCGCTCTGGCCTTCATGCAGCGCCACGCGATCACCAACTTTGCCGCCGCTCCTACCGCCTACCGCCTGATGAAAGCCTCCGGAATCTTCGAGCAGGCCGAAGCCGGACTGTGTCTGCGGGTCGCCAGTTCTGCGGGGGAGTCCCTCAATCCCGAGGTCGTCAACTGGGTGGCGAAAGCACTGGGTTGTCCCGTCATGGACCATTATGGTCAGACCGAAACCGGCATGGTCTGCAACAACCATCACCGATTGGAGCATGTGCGCGAGCATGGTGGTATGGGAGTGCCGATGCCGGGATATCGGCTGGTGGTGCTGGATGCCGAGTATCGAGAGTTGCCTGCGGGTGAGCCGGGCGTACTGGCGGTGGATGTGGCGCGCTCACCGGTGATGTTCTTTTGCGGATATACCTGGCAGGAGAAGGATCCCTTCGTGGACGGCTATTATCTGACCGGTGATGTGGTGGTGGGTAACGAAGACGGTAGCTTCCAGTTTGCTGGACGCGATGACGATATCATCACCACGGCGGGGTATCGCGTGGGCCCCACCGATGTCGAGAACTCGGTGTTGACGCATCCTGCAGTCGCGGAGTCGGCTGCGGTGGGCCAGCCGGATGAGATTCGTGGCGAGATCATCAAGTCCTATGTTGTTCTGCGCGACGGTTTCGAGAGCAGCGATGCACTGGCGGAAGAGATTCGCCAGCAGGTACGAGAGCGGCTTTCGAGCCATGCCTATCCCCGCATTATCGAATTCGTCGATGCCCTACCCAAGACCCCGAGCGGCAAGATTCAGCGCTTCAAACTACGGGCAGATGCCGCCTCGGGAGCATGAATTGTGCTGTCTCGGCGAGAGTGGTCGTCGGGAAGCAGTTCCAAGGAGTGAATAACGATGTACATAGCGTCTAGAACCTTCCTGATTACCGGTGCTGCTTCAGGGCTCGGTGCAGCCTGTGCCGAGCGACTGGTTGAGGAAGGGGGGCGGGTAGTGCTCTGCGACCTCAGTGATGCCATCGAGGATCTTTCCGCGCGACTGGGAGCGGCGGCGATTGCCGTGCGTACCGATGTCACTTCGGCTGAAGACATGCAGGCGGCGGTTGACGCGGCAGTAGCTCATGGCGGTGAGAAGGGGCTGGCGGGTGTGATTCACTGCGCCGGAGTGGTCAGTGTCGCCAAACTGCTGGATCGGCAGGGACAACCGGCGGACCTCGAGGCATACGCGCGCACGGTACAGATCAATCTGGTCGGGACCTTCAATGTCATGCGACTGGCAGCGGCTGCCATGGCGGCCAACTCATCTGGAGAAGACGGTGAGCGCGGGGTAATC
This Halomonas huangheensis DNA region includes the following protein-coding sequences:
- a CDS encoding AMP-binding protein — translated: MTSQTSPSGAADYAEYLTDFRIEDVIARLDDHADGCFNAYESCCGKHVRAGRGNVEALVHEAMDGTVTRLTYAELDSSSARLAGWLAQRGIGRGDRVACMLPRSPQLLIAVLASWRLGAVYQPLFTAFGSDAVEFRLARADTKLVITDTANRSKFDTLSTCPPVLSVDGPDSTHQEDLDWSVAMASPALATPPPRLPSDAPFLQMFTSGTVGKPKGVAVPLSALVAFHLYMELAIDLREDDCFWNMADPGWAYGLYYAITGPLLLGVTTHFCEAGFSAEGALAFMQRHAITNFAAAPTAYRLMKASGIFEQAEAGLCLRVASSAGESLNPEVVNWVAKALGCPVMDHYGQTETGMVCNNHHRLEHVREHGGMGVPMPGYRLVVLDAEYRELPAGEPGVLAVDVARSPVMFFCGYTWQEKDPFVDGYYLTGDVVVGNEDGSFQFAGRDDDIITTAGYRVGPTDVENSVLTHPAVAESAAVGQPDEIRGEIIKSYVVLRDGFESSDALAEEIRQQVRERLSSHAYPRIIEFVDALPKTPSGKIQRFKLRADAASGA
- a CDS encoding TetR/AcrR family transcriptional regulator is translated as MNDSPRRKELTRLAAQLFVQEGFDRTTVRMLAQEMGIKSGSLFHHFRDKQEILAVVIEEGTQNALLLARQALGRSDSDPLARLHALARAHLETLLTDRNAHVVALYEWRRLDGEAREHLTHLRDAYEQLWNEVIDDAIQAGLVKGDGPLVARFVLGALNWTVRWYDPDGPRQPDQLADELVSMITQGH
- a CDS encoding SDR family NAD(P)-dependent oxidoreductase → MYIASRTFLITGAASGLGAACAERLVEEGGRVVLCDLSDAIEDLSARLGAAAIAVRTDVTSAEDMQAAVDAAVAHGGEKGLAGVIHCAGVVSVAKLLDRQGQPADLEAYARTVQINLVGTFNVMRLAAAAMAANSSGEDGERGVIINTASVAAFDGQVGQCAYSASKAGVVGMSLPAARELSRHGIRVMAIAPGVFETPMMGDIPDDAVAALEQAVPFPKRLGRPEEFARLAEQIITNPMLNGEVIRLDGGIRMQ